One Hyla sarda isolate aHylSar1 unplaced genomic scaffold, aHylSar1.hap1 scaffold_808, whole genome shotgun sequence DNA window includes the following coding sequences:
- the LOC130347046 gene encoding histo-blood group ABO system transferase-like isoform X1 codes for MAETVRAGGQCQCLLLILLLFYRLLYETPDALKPLRSDVSMMAPWLAPIVWNGTYNIKILNAQFRQRDVRIGLTVFAIKKYTVFVPTFIETAEKYFMVGHKVNYYVFTDRVIDIPIMELAEGRRLIVRRVPTYQRWQEVSMRRMEMLRDHSSRQFMDEVDYLVCVDVDMRFSDEVGVEILSELFGTLHPGMYGVSREGYTYERNPQSEAYIPLDEGDFYYAGGYFGGNMEEVYKLTNFCHNAMMKDKAKNIEAIWHDESYLNKYFLYHKPTKILSPEYLWDNRFGIPKFLKRRRFVAVPKNHNEIRN; via the exons ATGGCTGAGACAGTTAGAGCTGGTGGTCAATGTCAGTGCCTTCTCTTAATCCTCCTGCTATTTTACAGGTTGTTGTACGAGACGCCGGATGCCTTGAAACCCCT CAGGTCAGACGTTTCGATGATGGCACCCTGGCTCGCCCCCATTGTCTGGAATGGCACCTATAACATTAAAATACTAAACGCACAGTTCCGGCAGAGGGACGTCCGCATCGGCCTCACTGTGTTTGCGATTAAGAA ATATACAGTTTTTGTCCCGACCTTTATAGAGACGGCTGAGAAGTATTTCATGGTGGGACACAAGGTGAACTACTATGTGTTTACAGACCGCGTCATTGACATTCCCATCATGGAGCTGGCAGAGGGCAGGCGGCTGATAGTGCGAAGAGTGCCCACTTACCAGAGATGGCAGGAGGTGTCCATGAGGCGCATGGAGATGCTCCGAGACCATTCCAGCCGGCAATTCATGGATGAGGTGGATTACTTGGTGTGTGTAGACGTGGACATGAGGTTCAGTGATGAGGTCGGGGTGGAGATCTTAAGTGAATTGTTTGGGACGCTACATCCAGGCATGTACGGGGTCTCACGTGAAGGTTACACGTATGAGCGGAACCCACAGTCTGAGGCCTACATTCCCCTAGATGAGGGAGACTTTTATTATGCAGGAGGATACTTTGGGGGGAACATGGAAGAGGTTTACAAGCTGACCAACTTCTGCCATAATGCTATGATGAAGGACAAGGCCAAGAACATTGAGGCCATCTGGCATGACGAGAGCTACCTGAACAaatactttttataccacaaacccACCAAGATCCTCTCACCAGAATATCTGTGGGACAACCGCTTTGGGATCCCAAAATTCCTAAAGAGACGACGGTTTGTAGCCGTTCCAAAGAACCACAATGAAATTCGAAACTGA
- the LOC130347046 gene encoding histo-blood group ABO system transferase-like isoform X2 — protein sequence MMAPWLAPIVWNGTYNIKILNAQFRQRDVRIGLTVFAIKKYTVFVPTFIETAEKYFMVGHKVNYYVFTDRVIDIPIMELAEGRRLIVRRVPTYQRWQEVSMRRMEMLRDHSSRQFMDEVDYLVCVDVDMRFSDEVGVEILSELFGTLHPGMYGVSREGYTYERNPQSEAYIPLDEGDFYYAGGYFGGNMEEVYKLTNFCHNAMMKDKAKNIEAIWHDESYLNKYFLYHKPTKILSPEYLWDNRFGIPKFLKRRRFVAVPKNHNEIRN from the exons ATGATGGCACCCTGGCTCGCCCCCATTGTCTGGAATGGCACCTATAACATTAAAATACTAAACGCACAGTTCCGGCAGAGGGACGTCCGCATCGGCCTCACTGTGTTTGCGATTAAGAA ATATACAGTTTTTGTCCCGACCTTTATAGAGACGGCTGAGAAGTATTTCATGGTGGGACACAAGGTGAACTACTATGTGTTTACAGACCGCGTCATTGACATTCCCATCATGGAGCTGGCAGAGGGCAGGCGGCTGATAGTGCGAAGAGTGCCCACTTACCAGAGATGGCAGGAGGTGTCCATGAGGCGCATGGAGATGCTCCGAGACCATTCCAGCCGGCAATTCATGGATGAGGTGGATTACTTGGTGTGTGTAGACGTGGACATGAGGTTCAGTGATGAGGTCGGGGTGGAGATCTTAAGTGAATTGTTTGGGACGCTACATCCAGGCATGTACGGGGTCTCACGTGAAGGTTACACGTATGAGCGGAACCCACAGTCTGAGGCCTACATTCCCCTAGATGAGGGAGACTTTTATTATGCAGGAGGATACTTTGGGGGGAACATGGAAGAGGTTTACAAGCTGACCAACTTCTGCCATAATGCTATGATGAAGGACAAGGCCAAGAACATTGAGGCCATCTGGCATGACGAGAGCTACCTGAACAaatactttttataccacaaacccACCAAGATCCTCTCACCAGAATATCTGTGGGACAACCGCTTTGGGATCCCAAAATTCCTAAAGAGACGACGGTTTGTAGCCGTTCCAAAGAACCACAATGAAATTCGAAACTGA